The Fusarium keratoplasticum isolate Fu6.1 chromosome 8, whole genome shotgun sequence genome includes a region encoding these proteins:
- a CDS encoding Queuine tRNA-ribosyltransferase catalytic subunit 1, protein MQAIKRMASTSNIYKSPALTFELVAKCSTTRARASILTLPHGPVQLPMFMPVATQASLKGITPEQLEETGCRLCLNNTYHLGLKPGQEVLDAIGGAHKLQGWNYNILTDSGGFQMVSLLKLATITEQGVEFLSPHDGTPMLLTPEHSMSLQNSIGSDIMMQLDDVLVTTSPDKARMREAMERSVRWLDRCIAAHKKPDTQNLFCIIQGGLDLDMRRECCREMLARDTPGIAIGGLSGGEAKADYCKVVEACTALLPDLKPRYVMGIGYPEDLVVSVALGADMFDCVWPTRTARFGNAVTKHGVLNMRNKKYAADFEPVEEGCGCMICKPSADGGMGVSRAFVHHNASKETVAAHLLTIHNVYYQLNLMRQIREAVIEDRFPAFVRQFFAWLYSEKTEYPDWAVGALKGVGIDLTTE, encoded by the exons CTGACTTTTGAGCTCGTTGCAAAATGCTCC ACAACTAGGGCGCGAGCTTCGATACTGACGCTGCCTCATGGGCCGGTTCAGCTTCCTATGTTCATGCCTGTGGCTACTCAGGCCTCTCTCAAGGGTATCACTCCTGAACAACTTGAAGAGACAGGCTGCCGTTTGTGCTTGAACAACACATACCACCTTGGTTTGAAGCCGGGACAAGAggttcttgatgccatcggTGGAGCTCACAAGCTTCAAGGATGGAACTACAACATCCTGACTGACAGTGGAGG CTTTCAAATGGTCAGTTTGCTCAAGCTTGCGACCATCACAGAGCAGGGTGTCGAGTTTCTGAGCCCCCACGATGGCACACCTATGCTCCTCACCCCCGAGCACTCCATGTCGTTACAAAACAGCATCGGTAGCGACATTATGATGCAGCTCGACGATGTCCTTGTCACAACTTCACCTGACAAGGCGCGCATGAGAGAAGCTATGGAGCGCAGTGTGCGGTGGCTAGATCGCTGCATAGCAGCACACAAGAAGCCCGACACGCAGAACCTCTTTTGTATCATCCAGGGTGGTCTAGATCTTGACATGCGACGAGAATGCTGCCGAGAGATGCTGGCTCGCGACACCCCCGGCATAGCCATAGGAGGCCTCAGCGGCGGTGAGGCCAAAGCGGATTACTGCAAGGTCGTAGAGGCTTGCACAGCACTGCTCCCTGATCTCAAGCCGCGGTATGTTATGGGCATTGGTTATCCTGAAGACCTGGTGGTGAGCGTTGCTCTCGGCGCCGACATGTTCGACTGTGTGTGGCCAACGAGGACAGCTCGATTCGGCAACGCCGTCACCAAGCATGGCGTTCTCAACATGCGCAATAAGAAGTACGCAGCCGACTTTGAGCCCGTCGAGGAGGGTTGTGGCTGCATGATCTGCAAGCCGTCCGCTGATGGAGGGATGGGTGTCAGCCGAGCCTTTGTGCACCACAACGCCTCCAAGGAGACTGTGGCTGCTCATCTACTGACGATACACAATGTGTACTACCAACTGAACCTCATGAGGCAGATCCGAGAGGCCGTCATCGAGGACCGTTTCCCAGCTTTCGTGCGACAGTTCTTCGCATGGTTATACTCTGAGAAGACTGAGTATCCGGACTGGGCAGTCGGCGCACTGAAGGGAGTTGGTATAGATTTGACAACGGAATAG
- a CDS encoding Histone deacetylase: MATPSRPSLPLRRQSSTRSLRHDNDDLAQSLKQLSISTSPGRAHGSPHLSEPSTPFRASGRRTSQSPRPNARLPSRSPSQGRDPGSGTPTLLRKASMNSLRSSNGMGAVPTPTRRASTTHIMSPSPKSPLATPPVQEKPRPTASSIAHDVLSAELQAHHSPECASQPQTIVVLNDAVYGHRFSRPRTSRAALGTIVERPERIKAAVLGISTAYVRLGGRHSEGAFPPHPRRDVDDLPGIPFRIHKTERKLSLLSPAVVNVHGTKWMEELKMMCEAAESKLAMGGKELQRPELNRGTEKAPEKFHEGDLYLCSESLNAMEGALGAVCEAIDTVFGPGPQRAFVGVRPPGHHCSASYPSGFCWINNVHVGIMHAVLNHGLTHAAIIDFDLHHGDGSQAITWQHNTRANAAAKNAAAWKKSSVGYFSLHDINSYPCEMGDEEKVKNASICIDNAHGQTVWNVHLQSWKTEEEFWRLYETKYSVLLEKTRNYLKNQAERLRQSNQVPKAAIFFSAGFDASEWESAGMQRHQVNVPTEFYARIAQDVIKLAAEEGLEVDGRIISVLEGGYSDKALFSGILSHLSGLADDQTYEREPQNLGRLGAEMGHKIGVLAEEDDEMDTKPSLDSVHSYDPAWWASPRLDELEAIVAGPGGPAAKPHSNTLPTYFSPTQASTARVADPIKMRRSLSNLGASLSRPASPPPPEVPWTVAAHELSKLLIPESRQTDSCKPEDLNAEATRARRDRQSLLMGIDLNPPAPASRPTSRMSLRERRPKPAPPPQPTKDKAPKGRRQTMATTTLTADKASAVARGIPSRTNSDEPVRRASRRLSEVPTTLASRATSQTSSSNEVDLPEGSEAPGPGSPVSTRAPPGGGLQVKKTRNPVAPRKEPAPRAPRGTKKVAPPTTSRPPTAAQRVHPSTKPQARAGPSSATGDDIDSITTGMKKIRINLITQSQKEARERARLEAEKVKARSVSASAAISQPKPARPIEAPADRRQSPEIRGPDSGNISPTQVAAPNSEIPTPPATISSSGLTTPFPDAPFEINEPQQVSLPPSSSPIPSVSIQSSDDDNVFIAYQPEGPVPVAVAQQEPIKWLPPNVQTPSSQTPAATPSPVKKSNLFQYTEGIPFAPRPQQHAGEQKPTDEGAKSEPPASKSVQEIPETPQH, from the exons ATGGCAACTCCGTCCCGCCCATCGCTGCCGCTCCGCCGTCAGTCGTCTACTAGGAGCCTTCGACATGACAATGATGACTTGGCGCAGTCGTTGAAACAGCTGTCCATATCCACCTCGCCGGGCCGCGCTCATGGCTCACCGCACCTCTCCGAACCCAGCACTCCCTTTCGTGCATCAGGACGCCGTACTTCGCAGTCCCCAAGGCCCAATGCTCGACTCCCATCTCGTAGCCCTTCGCAAGGGCGCGATCCCGGCTCGGGAACGCCCACGCTTCTTCGAAAGGCCTCGATGAACTCGCTGCGGTCTTCAAACGGAATGGGAGCTGTTCCGACTCCTACTCGACGTGCCAGCACCACGCATATCATGTCACCATCCCCCAAGTCTCCCTTAGCTACTCCCCCTGTCCAGGAGAAGCCCCGACCGACCGCCAGCTCAATTGCACACGACGTCTTGAGTGCCGAATTGCAAGCGCATCACTCGCCCGAATGTGCAAGCCAACCGCAAACGATCGTGGTCCTCAACGATGCCGTCTATGGTCACCGATTCTCCCGACCGAGAACCTCCCGGGCCGCCCTTGGTACGATTGTCGAACGCCCGGAAAGAATAAAGGCAGCTGTTTTGGGCATCTCGACAGCTTATGTGCGCCTGGGTGGTCGACACAGCGAGGGAGCATTTCCACCTCATCCTAGGAGGGATGTCGACGACCTGCCAGGGATCCCCTTTCGGATACACAAGACGGAACGTAAACTTTCGCTACTATCACCGGCGGTTGTCAATGTTCATGGAACGAAATGGATGGAAGAATTGAAGATGATGTGCGAGGCGGCCGAGTCGAAGCTTGCAATGGGAGGCAAAGAGCTCCAGAGGCCAGAGTTGAACCGaggtaccgagaaagcacCCGAAAAGTTTCATGAAGGTGACTTATACCTCTGCTCGGAGTCTCTCAACGCTATGGAGGGTGCCCTGGGAGCTGTTTGCGAAGCTATTGATACCGTCTTCGGTCCTGGACCTCAACGTGCGTTTGTGGGAGTGAGACCTCCAGGTCACCACTGCTCTGCTTCATACCCTTCGGGATTCTGCTGGATCAACAATGTTCACGTCGGAATCATGCATGCTGTCCTTAATCACGGGCTTACACACGCCGCTATCATCGACTTTGATCTTCACCACGGTGACGGATCTCAGGCCATCACCTGGCAACATAACACTCGAGCTAACGCGGCGGCCAAGAACGCTGCTGCGTGGAAGAAGTCGTCTGTTGGCTATTTCAGCTTACACGACATCAACTCGTATCCGTGTGAGAtgggtgatgaggagaaggttAAGAACGCCAGCATCTGCATTGATAATGCGCACGGCCAAACGGTTTGGAATGTTCACCTGCAGTCGTGGAAGACCGAGGAAGAGTTTTGGCGACTCTACGAGACGAAGTACAGCGTCCTGCTGGAAAAGACCAGGAACTATCTCAAGAACCAGGCAGAACGGCTACGACAGTCAAACCAGGTTCCCAAGGCCGCCATTTTCTTCTCGGCTGGCTTTGATGCGAGCGAGTGGGAGAGCGCAGGAATGCAGCGCCATCAGGTTAACGTTCCGACGGAGTTCTACGCCCGGATAGCCCAGGACGTCATCAAACTGGCCGCTGAAGAGGGACTTGAGGTCGATGGCCGCATCATCAGCGTCTTGGAGGGTGGCTATAGCGACAAGGCTTTGTTTTCCGGTATTCTCAGTCATCTCAGTGGCTTGGCAGATGACCAGACATATGAACGAGAGCCGCAGAACCTGGGACGTCTTGGTGCGGAGATGGGACACAAGATCGGAGTGCTCGcggaggaagacgatgagatggataCGAAGCCATCGCTGGACTCTGTTCACAGCTATGATCCAGCCTGGTGGGCAAGTCCACGGCTGGACGAGCTTGAAGCTATAGTTGCAGGTCCTGGCGGTCCTGCAGCGAAGCCACACAGCAACACGCTTCCCACTTACTTCTCTCCGACACAAGCGTCGACAGCTAGGGTTGCTGATCCTATCAAGATGCGGCGCAGTCTTTCCAACTTGGGTGCTTCACTATCACGGCCTGCCTCGCCGCCCCCGCCAGAGGTCCCCTGGACGGTTGCAGCCCACGAGCTCAGCAAGCTTCTCATCCCTGAAAGTCGCCAGACAGACAGCTGCAAGCCTGAGGATTTGAACGCTGAGGCAACCCGAGCGAGACGAGACCGCCAATCATTGCTTATGGGAATTGACCTTAACCCTCCGGCCCCAGCTTCACGCCCGACGTCACGCATGTCTTTGCGTGAGAGGCGGCCCAAACCAGCTCCCCCTCCTCAGCccaccaaggacaaggcgCCAAAGGGTCGTAGACAGACAATGGCCACCACCACTTTGACTGCAGACAAGGCAAGT GCTGTGGCCCGTGGTATCCCTTCGAGGACCAACAGCGATGAGCCGGTGCGGAGAGCTAGTCGACGCCTTAGCGAGGTACCGACTACTCTCGCATCCAGAGCTACATCGCAGACTTCGTCCAGCAATGAAGTCGACCTCCCAGAGGGCTCTGAGGCCCCTGGTCCTGGCTCTCCAGTGAGCACCAGGGCACCTCCTGGTGGAGGCCTTCAGGTTAAGAAGACACGAAACCCAGTAGCTCCTCGTAAAGAGCCCGCACCGAGGGCGCCTCGAGGCACCAAAAAGGTTGCTCCTCCCACCACATCACGGCCCCCTACAGCAGCCCAAAGGGTTCACCCATCGACAAAGCCTCAGGCCAGGGCTGGCCCATCTAGTGCAACGGGTGATGATATCGATAGCATCACAAcagggatgaagaagatccgcatcaacctcatcactCAGTCCCAGAAGGAAGCCAGAGAGCGAGCTCGACTTGAAGCtgaaaaggtcaaggccagaTCTGTGTCTGCCTCTGCTGCCATCAGCCAGCCCAAGCCTGCTCGGCCCATCGAAGCCCCAGCCGACCGCCGACAGTCGCCGGAAATCAGAGGTCCTGACTCGGGGAACATCTCTCCCACTCAGGTTGCAGCCCCTAACTCTGAGATTCCTACCCCTCCGGCCACAATCTCGTCCAGCGGCCTTACAACGCCTTTCCCAGATGCCCCTTTTGAGATCAATGAGCCACAGCAGGTCTCGCTGCCCCCTAGTTCTTCTCCCATTCCTTCTGTTTCCATTCAAtcgagcgacgacgacaatgtGTTTATTGCGTACCAACCCGAAGGCCCTGTACCAGTGGCTGTGGCTCAACAGGAACCCATCAAATGGCTCCCGCCTAATGTGCAAACGCCATCTTCACAAACGCCTGCCGCAACACCAAGCCCGGTAAAGAAGAGCAACCTCTTCCAGTATACCGAGGGAATACCGTTTGCGCCACGACCGCAACAGCATGCGGGGGAGCAGAAGCCGACAGATGAAGGTGCCAAGTCCGAGCCACCCGCTTCTAAATCTGTTCAAGAA